The Aricia agestis chromosome 22, ilAriAges1.1, whole genome shotgun sequence DNA segment TTTTGACATTTCTATTTTGGGGTACAATCTCgttaatctcgcgagatctcgccttttgtAGACCGAGATTAATCTCGTTAAACAGGCCGAGATATTGTAaaaacgagattgcattccctattttatttatgtgatttgcTTTGTAACTCCATCTTCTCACGTACAAGCAGTGCCGGTTTTCGCACTACCAGTGCCCTGAGCGAgatttcatcagcgctcagggAGCTGGTATGTAGAGCATAAAACGGCGCCCCTTTtaatccggcgccctgggcggtcgtcTAGTGTCAGccccccctaacgccgctactgcgtACAAGAGAAGAACACATCACTATATGTTTCGCTGATAGTACATTATGTTGTAGGCGCCAGCACAATACATCAGGTACACGCCGGCCCAGCAGGGCGGGGCTTTCAACTCGGGGGCCAAGCAGAGAGTGATCAGGTGAGGTTTTGTTTATTACCTAAGTCCTAGACCAGCcgagctagcacggccaccagtagaaatgcgaaagtatagtggagataaactgaaggtgaagttccgatcctttttcgttccgaaaaattcaattaaaatgccatatatatatatatatatatatatatatatatatatatatatatatatatatatatatatatatatatatatatatatatttatatatttaataagttttaGGATTCATTGCTGAGGTAGTGCTCGTTTCGACAGCGAAGGAAGGGCTGTCACGAATGGTGTGGGGAAGGGAATTCCATAATCTAACTGCATGAACAGTAAAGGAATAGGAGAAGAAATTAGAGCGATCGGAGGGGAGGGAAAGATTCGTTCTCAcgttggatttttttttcaagattaccgcaactccgttgctccgaAATTCATTGATTGCTcgaaaactttatttattttcgcataatattgataatattttattcccaCGTCTGACAAAGTCTCATTCCAGGATGGTGGAAGCCCAATCCGACCCGATGGAGCCCCCCCGATTCCAGATCAACCGGAAGATCCCCCGCGCGGCCCCCTCTCCCCCCGCGCCCGTGCTGCACTCCCCCCCGCGCCGCGTGTCCGTCCGCCAGCAGAGGGACTGGAAGGTTCCGCCGTGCGTGTCGCACTGGAAGAACGCCAAGGGTGAGTGTGTACTAGTGTAGTGACGTCACTCCcacccttttttatcgatttagggggcaaacgaacaaacagcATCATAAAgcaaagcaactaccgttgcgggtcgcccatggacactcgcaacatcagaagagttgcacgCCAATAACCTTAAGAGAGCGAAtacactctcttcttgaaggggAGACTTCAACAGGAGAGTATACACTCTCACACATCTCAGATTCGTATtggtccgaaaatactgctggcgaaAGTTCATTCCACCGCTGCACCGTACTGTGTAGCCCCCTTATTATGGAACTTTGATGACCATAATTAttgataaagtttattttatatgaGTGATCacaatttttaatgtttaagctttttaaaaagttcttcttcttcttaaaaATGGCCTTGTAATGTTTGGACGTTTATACTTATTTGACTTTTAAAAAGTTCAaacgtcataattattatgaccataagtaatcaatattttgacgtttctactttttaaattttcaggTTACACGATACCACTGGACAAGCGTCTCGCGGCGGACGGCCGTGGTCTTCAGCAAGTCCATATCAATGAGAACTTCTCCAAGTTGGCCGAAGCTCTCTACATAGCTGACAGGAAGGCCAGGGAGGCGGTGGAGGCGAGAGCTCAGCTCGAGAGGAGATTGGCGCAGAGAGAGAAGGAGAAGAAGGAGGAGCATTTGAGGATGCTGGCGCAGAGGGCGAGAGACCATAGGGCTGGTGAGTTGTGATGACCAGGGTACTTAGTCAAAAATTTGATAGTTTGATGTCAAAAATTTACGATTTGACTTAACGCATCGCTAGAACCACGAGAATTAAGAATGCGCTATGacattccatacatttttaaccgacttggaATAAAAAGGAGGGTATCAAtatcgacccgtatgtatgtaatatttccagaactaccCAGTTTTCGAATGTGTTAGTGATAAGGCCTTCACTTATAATTTGAACCAACCCTTCAACTTACTTTACTATCCAGCTAATACAATCcacgtttttttatttaaaatcatttcaaaattttggtcaaaaaaatgtcaatttttaaattgttagtttTCCACGTCTTCAAATATTCtactttaagaataaaatatttagataaGCATTTTTACTAGAGTAAGCTAATCAGCCCCCACCCACCAGGTATACGTGGTCCCGAGGAGGAACCGGAACCGGCGGAGGAGACGGCAGAGGGCGCCGCGGAGAGAGACAAGCTGCGCCAGGAGAGACACAGGGAGAGGCAGAGAGATAGAAACATAGCGCGCGCCGCGCCCGACAAGAGGTCAGAGAGATGTGACTATgagtacacacacacacacacatacacatacgGCGGAGAGAGACAAGCTGCGCCAAGAGAGACACAGGGAGAGGCTGAGTGACAGGAACTGAGAGAAAGAGAAGAGAGATGAAATCCAAAATTCTACAGCATTGAGcagattgatgatgatgaactattcCTAACAACACTCccgattaagtcagctttcaaaaaaaaaaaaaacatcgaaATCGGTCCAGGCGTTTGTCAacatagataccgcatgtaGGTATACACTTcgcgggacatgcggtatctatcttgaacTATGTCTGTGCTTATTGCTATAGTTGTATAGTCTTTCTCTCTCTTTTTTTGTTGAGTGCAAGTTTTTTGTACTACATAAGGTACAGGTAcatataagaaataacttcgttccatccgagtgtcccttgacacctctcaagtttttaaatttcttttttttcagaTCCAAACTAGCCAAAGACCGCGAGCGCGACATATCAGAACAGATCGCTCTCGGTCTGCCGGCGAAGAACAATGCAGGGGCGGAGAGCATGTTCGACCAGCGACTGTTTAATAACAGCAAAGGCATGGATAGCGGTGAGTGTTGGGGAAAACCCCCGGAATATCTAtactataaatgcaaaagtgtgtctttctgtctgttacctctccactTCTTCTTTCTTAATTTGACCCACTTCCCGGTCTTCGATTaagatgaaattttgcacacgctctgagttctgatgacaatacatgactaGCTAAGAAATGTCATtacaaatccaatatggcggcctcCCCAAGATGGCGGGCAGGTTATTTGAAATGCACCCCATTATAaggatatcaaatgaaagggtttgctgtcaggaatacgtaaaaaataatcacGTGACTTAAATCCAACATGGCAGATATCCAAGATAGCCGATCTCTAGcgtgttttttagtattttaatctattacattatttttaaagatttatttatattttctaggTTACGGTGACGACGAGGCTTACACTGTATACGACAAACCCTGGCGCAACCAAGACTCAGTGGGCGCCCACATATACCGACCCACGCGGTCCAAGGATGCGGACAACTATGGAGGGGATTTGGAGACCATAGCTAATACTAGACGGTAAgagatattaatttataatggaTGATGATTGcgggcgggaaccgtacatttttcggggataaaaagtatcgtatgtcctttcccgggactcaaagtatcaagCTAAGATCAAGGCTCTTAGGTGACTTTGGCTGCCTGCACAATGGACGGATCAATAGTGTACTTTCGGAGCCGTTGTCCCCAgaggcaataaaattatatagttaTTTGGATCTGTCTCTTATGTAGGGTACACTGTATTCACCTATGAGGCTGACATTAACACTGAGTGTTAAAagcatctgtaaaataaaaagataaaaaaaaaaaagtatcaaacaATCAGGACTCAGTGGGAGCCTGTATCTAGTGACCCACTCGTGCCAAGATATAATTATATAGGAGAATTGGTCTCCAAATCGCTAATACTAGACGGTGAGCAAAATTATGCATTTTACATACTAGACGTTCTTCGTATTAATttcgtgggaaccgtacatttttccgcaaatgGTAGCCTTCTTTTCTTACGCACGTACGTACGTAAACTTTCACTTTTGCGTACGTATAATGTTCGTATGAAACTATAAATTAGGTATGTGGAAATGTGCGTGgcggccgcaaaggaagatcttccgaccgagcgaggtggtatgcccagtcaggccggagcccccgtgatacatctcagctgtcgtatatataccgacgcgctcagaaaacttcgatagcgcgatgcaggaaggTTTTGCTAATTGCGGGTACCACCACAGATAGTAATTTTGATTGTGGTGATATTCCAGTTTCGTGGCTGACAAGGAGTTTGCGGGCACGAGCAGCAGCAACACGCGCGCCGGGCCCGTGCAGTTCGAACGGGACGCCCCTAAAGAGGATCAGGtatttagaatagaatagaataattatttatttgcagctTACTTACTATTAcagatacaataaaaataacttaaattatgataatattacaacaaaatatatattttgttttatattaaactacGCTATACTAACGGACGTTGTCgtaatttatctttttttttttaattacgaagAAATTATTGTAGTAACGGGCACGTTCTAAAAgcgttaattttgaaaatccgcTATACAATAATTAGCTAAGTATTTTACAATGAATGAAACTAACCATACTCTTATTACTAGTTATTTCAAAGAGAGTGCTGCCTAATGGCGTCACAAATCCATTACTCGATATGTGTTGCGACCAGCAaggctagcataacaacagtagacatgggaaagtagacaaaatggcggatttccattgtctaactgtcagattgtcttgtctaactgtcactttgtctattcttccgtagaaagaaaccttTTCTGTGGTGACCATGCTAGGCCTGCTGAGGTTGCGACTTACAGTTCCCGCATGTTCTCTATAGTATTTGACACTATTATTAGAGCGGCGCagataattttagtattttatcaCGGCGTTCTACCTATTTgctaattatttcaaaaataatcATTCGAAATGGATGCCTcacttttaatgatttttttatgagcaaacgggtcacctgatggaaagcaacttccgtcagccagtgacactcgcagcatcagaagagctgcaggcgcgttgccggccttttaagagggaatagggtaataagggagggtagggaagggaatagggcaacacagcgcaagcgctgtttcacgccgattttctgtgagcccgtagtatttctccggtcgagccggcccattcgtgccgaagcatggctctcccacgttaaccTCACGTTTCTGATAATGATGGACGATCCACTCAAGGGTCATGGCGGCACTTGGGGAAACCCTGCTATATACTTCTATCTCTTTTCCAGTCCCGAGGCCGCGCCGCTGACGCCGAATTCGA contains these protein-coding regions:
- the LOC121738091 gene encoding puff-specific protein Bx42; its protein translation is MLTSMSKFICCKMASLSSLLPAPVQQVWDRDDERKAQRIGSALVVSQTSVPPYGQRKGWVPRTEEDFGDGGAFPEIHVAQYPLGMGARGKESMSNALAVQLDESGRVKYSAIARQGHSADKIIYSKLTDLLPAEVLAEDDPTMQKPSEDDIQDITEKTKLALEKLTNAKISAALPVKAAPKAAPAQYIRYTPAQQGGAFNSGAKQRVIRMVEAQSDPMEPPRFQINRKIPRAAPSPPAPVLHSPPRRVSVRQQRDWKVPPCVSHWKNAKGYTIPLDKRLAADGRGLQQVHINENFSKLAEALYIADRKAREAVEARAQLERRLAQREKEKKEEHLRMLAQRARDHRAGIRGPEEEPEPAEETAEGAAERDKLRQERHRERQRDRNIARAAPDKRSKLAKDRERDISEQIALGLPAKNNAGAESMFDQRLFNNSKGMDSGYGDDEAYTVYDKPWRNQDSVGAHIYRPTRSKDADNYGGDLETIANTRRFVADKEFAGTSSSNTRAGPVQFERDAPKEDQSRGRAADAEFDPFGLDRFLSEAKRADKGKRHEPPAKRRRD